Proteins encoded together in one Phycisphaerae bacterium window:
- the hypD gene encoding hydrogenase formation protein HypD, with product MLDRINRAYKQIARAQDALGRKINIMEVCGTHTVSVFRAGLREAFPEGMKLLSGPGCPVCITDQGYIDAVLSLAERDDCLIATYGDMIRVPGRKGSLEKKTDRGNIKIVLSAEDALSLAKQNPGKKIVFVAIGFETTAPATAVVVREAVQQNIKNIFIFSNHKLVVPAMTALLSDKNNKIDAFMCPGHVSVIIGSDAYKPVVENFKKPCVVAGFEPMQIIEAISEICRQLAEGTPAVDSVYPAAVTPQGNKTAQRIIDETFDAVDGCWRGLGKIPKSTLKLKEQFSDFDAEKQLGELFVHEKDLTGCQCGEVLCGLIDPPDCKLFAKSCMPDTPVGPCMVSSEGACAAWYKYARRKRRTQ from the coding sequence ATGCTTGATAGAATTAACAGGGCTTACAAACAAATCGCAAGGGCACAGGATGCGCTTGGCAGAAAAATAAATATAATGGAAGTTTGCGGAACGCATACAGTCAGCGTTTTTCGTGCGGGCCTTCGGGAAGCGTTTCCGGAAGGGATGAAACTTTTGAGCGGGCCGGGCTGTCCGGTATGTATCACCGACCAGGGATATATCGACGCCGTGCTTTCGCTTGCCGAAAGGGACGACTGCTTAATCGCGACCTACGGCGATATGATTCGTGTGCCCGGCAGGAAAGGTTCGCTCGAGAAAAAAACCGACAGGGGCAATATAAAAATAGTATTAAGCGCCGAAGACGCGCTGAGCCTGGCAAAACAAAATCCAGGCAAAAAAATCGTGTTTGTCGCGATAGGTTTTGAAACGACGGCACCGGCGACGGCAGTGGTCGTCAGGGAAGCAGTTCAGCAGAATATCAAAAATATTTTCATCTTCAGCAATCATAAACTCGTAGTGCCGGCTATGACGGCGCTGCTTTCGGACAAGAATAATAAAATCGATGCGTTTATGTGTCCCGGCCATGTAAGTGTTATAATTGGTTCGGATGCGTATAAGCCTGTCGTAGAGAATTTCAAAAAACCGTGCGTAGTGGCCGGATTCGAGCCGATGCAGATAATCGAGGCAATCTCGGAAATCTGCAGGCAGCTTGCCGAGGGTACGCCTGCGGTGGACTCGGTTTATCCTGCCGCTGTAACACCGCAGGGCAATAAGACGGCGCAAAGAATAATAGATGAAACATTCGATGCCGTTGACGGCTGCTGGCGGGGACTTGGGAAAATACCCAAAAGCACTCTGAAACTAAAAGAGCAATTCAGCGACTTCGATGCTGAAAAACAGCTCGGCGAATTGTTCGTACACGAAAAAGACCTTACCGGCTGCCAATGCGGCGAGGTGCTTTGCGGTCTGATAGACCCGCCGGACTGCAAGCTGTTCGCAAAAAGCTGTATGCCTGATACGCCTGTCGGGCCTTGTATGGTCAGCAGCGAAGGAGCGTGCGCGGCGTGGTACAAATACGCCCGGAGAAAAAGGCGCACTCAATGA
- a CDS encoding DUF296 domain-containing protein: MEYTVGKTGRVIAARLFEGENLYESIESIAEKENIKSAAVLITGGIRKADVVVGPKTETPKIEANFVSFDGPGETFGVGTLYCDDTEKPKLHLHAGMGRDDNHIIGCPRGGASVFLILEVTIIEITGIVAQRELDPSTGFKLLRVRG; this comes from the coding sequence ATGGAATACACAGTCGGCAAAACAGGGCGGGTTATCGCCGCAAGGCTTTTCGAAGGCGAGAATCTTTACGAATCCATCGAATCAATCGCCGAGAAAGAAAATATCAAATCCGCTGCGGTTTTGATTACAGGCGGAATCAGAAAGGCTGATGTGGTCGTCGGCCCGAAAACTGAAACACCGAAAATTGAAGCAAATTTCGTCAGCTTCGACGGTCCGGGCGAAACTTTCGGCGTTGGAACTCTTTACTGTGACGATACCGAAAAACCGAAACTGCATCTGCACGCAGGTATGGGCAGGGACGATAACCACATCATCGGCTGTCCCCGCGGCGGGGCGAGTGTCTTTTTGATACTCGAGGTTACTATTATCGAAATTACAGGCATTGTCGCTCAACGTGAACTCGACCCTTCAACGGGCTTTAAACTGCTCAGGGTTAGAGGGTAG
- a CDS encoding DUF4097 family beta strand repeat-containing protein, which yields MNRKTFIVSMLLTIIFALNCGADVKYTKQVNLTIPAGKAQSFAAQTQNGWINVKGGRTTDCNLAAAIIVKADTEEIAKKIAEEVKISLLSDGNGVTVKIEKPKMPKDVQLNINLDANLPGAMNLSLVTHNGNVTVADVSGNTNASTHNGNVDYKGSLADLKMGTHNGNINIKCIEQSANKCEIIAETHNGNIDFAAPEDFSAAVDASTRNGSIRTKLLVSVDGKIGKDLKGTIGDGRDKLFLRTHNGSIKIK from the coding sequence ATGAACAGGAAAACTTTTATTGTCAGTATGTTATTAACAATCATTTTTGCCCTCAACTGCGGGGCCGATGTCAAATACACAAAACAGGTAAATTTGACCATTCCGGCCGGCAAGGCTCAATCTTTCGCAGCTCAAACTCAAAACGGATGGATAAATGTCAAAGGCGGCCGGACAACCGATTGCAACCTGGCTGCTGCGATTATTGTTAAAGCCGATACCGAAGAGATTGCCAAAAAAATCGCCGAAGAGGTGAAAATATCTCTCCTGTCGGACGGCAACGGTGTAACTGTAAAAATCGAAAAACCGAAAATGCCGAAAGACGTCCAGCTTAATATAAACCTGGATGCCAATCTGCCCGGGGCGATGAATTTATCTCTTGTAACGCATAACGGCAATGTCACAGTTGCCGATGTATCGGGCAATACCAATGCGTCAACTCATAACGGCAATGTTGACTACAAGGGTTCACTTGCGGATTTAAAAATGGGTACTCACAACGGCAATATAAATATAAAGTGCATCGAGCAATCCGCGAACAAATGCGAAATCATCGCCGAAACACATAATGGAAACATCGACTTTGCCGCTCCTGAAGATTTTTCCGCGGCAGTAGACGCCTCAACGCGTAACGGCTCCATCAGGACAAAACTGCTTGTTTCGGTTGACGGCAAGATAGGAAAAGATTTAAAAGGCACCATTGGCGACGGCAGGGATAAACTATTTTTGCGAACGCATAACGGCTCGATAAAAATAAAATAA
- a CDS encoding hydrogenase maturation nickel metallochaperone HypA — translation MHEVFVAENIVESILAQVKKRSGKVVRAVISCGQMNALNDEAMEFAFDSAAEGTICKGAKLKIKHIPLKAVCKSCHKKFNFDLYEPQCPKCGKSDFSLGDDAPLLLEEIEFENTD, via the coding sequence ATGCACGAGGTGTTTGTAGCGGAAAATATTGTCGAGTCGATTCTCGCGCAGGTTAAAAAAAGAAGCGGCAAAGTTGTCCGTGCCGTGATAAGCTGCGGACAGATGAATGCTCTTAACGATGAGGCGATGGAATTTGCGTTCGACTCGGCGGCAGAGGGCACGATATGCAAGGGAGCGAAACTTAAGATAAAACATATTCCGCTTAAAGCCGTTTGTAAAAGCTGTCATAAGAAATTTAATTTCGATTTGTACGAGCCGCAGTGTCCCAAATGCGGCAAAAGCGATTTTTCTCTCGGCGACGACGCACCGTTATTACTGGAAGAAATAGAGTTTGAAAACACGGACTAA
- the tpx gene encoding thiol peroxidase encodes MERKGIVTMKGNPIVLLGDEVKVGGKAPDFEVVDQSVSAVKFSSLAGKICVITSVPSLDTGVCDIMTRRFNKEAAGLGSDVAVLAISMDLPFAQKRWCGTADAKNVQVLSDHRSASFGQAYGVLIKDLRLLARAVFVVDSKGIIRYSEIVPEIAQEPKYDEALNAVKELKK; translated from the coding sequence ATGGAAAGAAAAGGCATTGTTACAATGAAGGGTAATCCGATTGTGCTCCTGGGCGATGAAGTAAAGGTCGGCGGCAAGGCACCGGATTTCGAAGTTGTCGATCAAAGTGTTTCGGCCGTAAAGTTTTCATCGCTGGCGGGAAAAATCTGCGTTATAACTTCCGTTCCTTCGCTCGATACGGGCGTCTGCGATATAATGACCCGCAGATTCAATAAGGAAGCGGCAGGTCTGGGAAGCGATGTTGCTGTACTTGCGATAAGTATGGATTTGCCGTTCGCGCAAAAAAGATGGTGCGGCACAGCGGACGCGAAAAATGTGCAGGTCCTGAGCGACCACAGGTCGGCATCGTTCGGACAGGCTTACGGGGTGCTGATAAAAGACCTTAGACTGCTGGCAAGAGCGGTTTTCGTTGTTGACAGCAAAGGCATAATTCGTTATTCCGAGATTGTGCCGGAAATAGCACAGGAACCCAAATATGACGAAGCCCTAAATGCAGTGAAAGAACTTAAAAAATGA
- the hypB gene encoding hydrogenase nickel incorporation protein HypB, whose product MKIKVKKKILAKNEDFAAANRKFFEKNNILCINMISSPGSGKTTILEKTAKALKKKINLAIIEGDLYTKLDAKRILATGVQAVQIETRGACHLSAEQVTKALHKLDTDNLDVVIIENVGNLVCPSDFDLGETIRAVVLSIAEGDDKCRKYPNSFAQADILLINKTDLAKHLDFDIKKAKRDGRKLNKDLKIFEISAKTTDGMDKWFKWLQKATKALRH is encoded by the coding sequence ATGAAGATTAAGGTAAAGAAAAAAATTCTGGCGAAGAACGAAGATTTCGCCGCGGCAAACCGGAAATTTTTCGAAAAGAATAATATCCTCTGTATAAATATGATTTCGTCGCCCGGAAGCGGCAAGACGACAATCCTCGAAAAAACAGCAAAGGCCCTGAAAAAGAAAATCAATCTCGCTATAATCGAAGGAGACCTTTACACAAAACTCGACGCCAAAAGAATTCTTGCCACCGGCGTGCAGGCTGTTCAAATCGAAACAAGGGGCGCCTGTCATCTGTCGGCCGAACAGGTTACAAAAGCACTGCATAAGCTCGATACAGATAATCTCGATGTTGTGATAATAGAAAACGTCGGCAATTTAGTTTGTCCGTCGGATTTCGATTTGGGCGAAACGATACGGGCCGTTGTTCTGTCCATTGCCGAGGGCGATGACAAATGCAGGAAATATCCCAACTCCTTTGCGCAGGCCGATATTTTGCTGATAAACAAAACAGACCTTGCCAAACACCTTGATTTCGATATTAAAAAGGCCAAACGGGACGGACGAAAATTAAATAAAGATTTGAAAATTTTCGAAATATCGGCTAAAACAACTGACGGTATGGACAAATGGTTCAAATGGCTCCAAAAAGCCACGAAGGCACTAAGACACTAA
- a CDS encoding helix-turn-helix domain-containing protein yields MNNKRKDILTTGQVAQICKVAPRTVTKWFDTGQLKGYRIPGGRDRRIPAVELMRFMKTHNMPTDQLEYDKVRIMIIDSDWQAADVLAQTLRKNPSLSIETAGSGFDAGLIAQKFEPHVILINLMASDIDADHICKNVRSNPDLGATKLVALAEGLKTNEAGAILSKGYDFCVTDTSDSAGIIKVINQATSII; encoded by the coding sequence ATGAATAATAAAAGAAAAGACATATTGACAACAGGCCAGGTCGCCCAGATTTGCAAGGTCGCTCCGCGCACCGTTACCAAATGGTTCGACACCGGCCAGTTGAAGGGCTATCGAATCCCCGGCGGCAGGGACAGACGGATTCCCGCAGTCGAACTTATGCGTTTTATGAAGACGCACAATATGCCGACCGACCAGCTCGAATACGACAAAGTAAGAATCATGATTATCGACAGCGACTGGCAGGCGGCCGATGTGCTGGCGCAGACCTTACGCAAAAATCCTTCCTTAAGTATCGAAACTGCCGGTAGCGGTTTCGACGCAGGCCTTATCGCTCAGAAATTCGAGCCGCATGTAATCTTAATCAACCTGATGGCCTCCGATATCGACGCCGACCATATATGCAAAAATGTCAGAAGTAATCCTGACCTTGGGGCTACGAAACTTGTTGCACTCGCCGAGGGACTAAAAACAAACGAAGCTGGGGCTATTCTAAGCAAAGGTTACGACTTCTGCGTAACAGATACTTCCGACTCTGCCGGGATTATAAAGGTCATCAATCAGGCTACATCTATTATTTAA
- a CDS encoding rubrerythrin family protein: MNLKGSQTEKNLLTAFSGESQARNRYTYWASAAKKEGYEQISAVFTETAEQEKEHAKRLFKFLEGGEVEIAAAFPAGVIGKTVDNLKAAAEGENYETTTMYPDFAKTADKEGFTEIAVVFKSIAVAEKRHRDRYLAFAANIEKDRVFKREKTVRWVCRNCGYVHEGTSALDKCPACAHPMAYAEIEAANF, encoded by the coding sequence ATGAATCTTAAAGGCTCACAAACAGAAAAAAATCTTTTAACGGCATTTTCAGGCGAATCACAGGCCCGCAACAGATATACTTACTGGGCATCGGCGGCAAAAAAAGAAGGCTACGAACAAATCTCTGCCGTCTTTACTGAAACAGCCGAGCAGGAAAAGGAACACGCCAAGAGACTGTTCAAGTTTCTCGAAGGCGGAGAAGTGGAAATAGCTGCCGCCTTTCCGGCAGGAGTAATCGGAAAGACAGTCGATAATCTCAAGGCCGCCGCGGAAGGTGAAAATTACGAAACAACAACGATGTATCCTGACTTTGCAAAAACTGCCGACAAGGAAGGCTTTACTGAAATAGCAGTTGTTTTCAAAAGCATCGCGGTAGCGGAGAAAAGACATCGTGACAGATATTTGGCATTTGCGGCCAATATCGAAAAGGACAGGGTATTCAAACGTGAAAAAACGGTACGCTGGGTTTGCAGAAACTGCGGATATGTTCACGAAGGAACATCGGCACTGGATAAATGCCCGGCCTGTGCTCATCCGATGGCTTACGCGGAAATCGAAGCGGCAAACTTCTAA
- a CDS encoding FprA family A-type flavoprotein, giving the protein MRRITKDVFEVGAIDWDRRLFDEIIPLPDGTTYNSYIIKGSEKTVLIDTVDPAKTDTLITNLAEAGITKIDYLVANHAEQDHSGSIPDVLELFPEAKVVTNEKCKNMLIDLMGISEDKFIVVADGQEISLGNKTLKFILTPWVHWPETMSTYLAEDKILFSCDFFGSHFCGSELFVTDKAKIYESAKRYYAEIMMPFRGPVGKNLEKIKNLDIHFIAPSHGQVYNEPNFIIDAYKKWIDDNDVENKAIVAYVSMHGSTRKMVEHLVGVLMAKGIGVEQFNLVGGDIGKLAIESVDAAGIVIASPTFLTGAHPAAAYAAFLVNALRPKTKYLAVIGSFGWGGRMVEQLKGLLPNSKAEILEPVLAKGEPKEEDFKKLDELAEKIANKHKEYKTK; this is encoded by the coding sequence ATGAGACGAATCACTAAAGATGTATTCGAAGTCGGAGCAATTGACTGGGACAGAAGGCTGTTCGATGAAATAATTCCGCTGCCGGACGGTACGACTTACAACTCTTATATTATTAAAGGCAGCGAGAAAACCGTTCTCATCGACACGGTCGATCCTGCAAAAACAGATACTCTTATCACAAATCTCGCCGAGGCGGGGATAACCAAAATCGATTATCTTGTCGCAAATCACGCTGAGCAGGACCACAGCGGCAGCATACCCGATGTACTCGAACTTTTCCCCGAAGCAAAAGTCGTTACCAACGAAAAGTGCAAAAATATGCTCATCGACCTGATGGGAATCAGCGAAGACAAATTTATCGTCGTCGCCGACGGTCAGGAAATTTCGCTGGGAAACAAGACCCTGAAATTTATTCTTACGCCGTGGGTGCATTGGCCTGAAACTATGTCGACGTACCTGGCGGAGGATAAAATCCTGTTTTCGTGCGATTTCTTCGGCTCGCATTTCTGCGGCAGCGAGTTGTTTGTTACCGACAAAGCGAAAATCTACGAGTCGGCAAAACGGTATTATGCCGAGATAATGATGCCTTTCAGGGGGCCGGTCGGGAAAAATCTTGAAAAAATAAAAAATCTGGATATACATTTTATCGCCCCGAGCCACGGGCAGGTGTATAATGAGCCGAATTTCATCATCGACGCCTATAAAAAATGGATAGACGATAACGATGTCGAAAATAAAGCAATCGTCGCGTATGTGTCGATGCATGGAAGTACGAGAAAGATGGTCGAACATCTTGTCGGCGTACTTATGGCGAAAGGCATCGGCGTTGAGCAGTTCAATCTTGTCGGCGGAGATATCGGCAAGCTGGCGATTGAATCGGTCGATGCGGCAGGTATAGTAATCGCCTCGCCGACGTTTTTGACGGGCGCTCATCCGGCAGCCGCGTATGCGGCGTTTCTTGTAAACGCGCTTCGGCCGAAAACGAAATACCTTGCAGTAATCGGCTCGTTCGGATGGGGCGGCAGAATGGTCGAACAGTTAAAAGGATTATTGCCAAACAGTAAAGCTGAAATACTCGAACCTGTACTGGCAAAAGGCGAGCCGAAAGAAGAAGATTTTAAGAAACTTGACGAACTGGCGGAAAAGATAGCGAATAAACATAAAGAATATAAGACAAAGTAA
- a CDS encoding RNA polymerase sigma factor, whose translation MADETGQNKREGLIHRLQSGDSTAFADFIAKYQQQVFMCCRLLGLDTNETEDVASETFMAAYQGIGKYNGRAKLSTWLWKIAYNKSINYIRQKIRQQKLQEKLQKDYKEETSDVAFDGNEEIVWDAVKKLPHDQAMAIVLYYRQEKSVKEIANILKKGQNTVKTNLFRGREKLKELLGDKIERLY comes from the coding sequence TTGGCAGATGAAACCGGACAAAACAAAAGGGAGGGGTTAATACACCGCCTGCAAAGCGGCGACAGCACGGCGTTTGCCGACTTTATCGCCAAATATCAGCAGCAGGTTTTTATGTGCTGCCGCCTGCTCGGACTCGATACCAATGAAACAGAAGATGTGGCAAGTGAGACATTTATGGCGGCGTATCAGGGAATTGGCAAATATAACGGCAGGGCAAAATTAAGCACCTGGCTTTGGAAAATAGCGTATAACAAGTCAATAAATTATATTCGGCAGAAAATCCGTCAGCAGAAACTGCAGGAAAAACTTCAGAAAGATTATAAAGAAGAAACCTCTGATGTGGCTTTTGACGGAAATGAAGAAATCGTATGGGATGCCGTAAAAAAACTGCCGCACGACCAGGCAATGGCGATAGTTTTATATTACAGGCAGGAAAAAAGCGTTAAAGAGATTGCAAATATTCTGAAAAAAGGTCAAAATACCGTTAAGACAAATTTATTCAGAGGCCGCGAAAAACTCAAAGAGCTTCTGGGCGATAAAATTGAAAGGCTTTACTAA
- the lysA gene encoding diaminopimelate decarboxylase — protein MDYFGYKSGRLFAEDIDVEKIAQAVGTPVYVYSKATILDHFEKIKKAFAKLDTTVCYSIKACGNINILKILAGAGSGFDIVSGGELYRAQQAGADMKKIVYAGVGKTDEEIVAALKAGIGYFNIESEAELENLIKLAKETGIKTKAALRVNPDVDPKTHKHITTGTKETKFGVDIERAEKVFAQYGKNDYVNMCAIHVHLGSGGKTIDPYCEAIKKVLPLIDSLRGKGFEIEMIDLGGGYGADYQSDTVPTAADYADGVVPLLKGKNLKLVLEPGKSIIANAGILLTKVLYLKQSGSKKFVIVDAGMNDLIRPCLYEAFHFIWPTKVEEKFTHLKRTDKLDIKGLEFVDIVGPICEGTDFFAKDRAIPPANRGDLIAIFTAGAYGFTMASNYNARLLPTEVLVDGKNFKVIRKRQSYEEMIAPEK, from the coding sequence ATGGATTATTTCGGTTACAAAAGCGGCAGGTTATTCGCGGAAGATATTGACGTTGAGAAAATAGCCCAGGCTGTCGGGACGCCGGTTTATGTTTACAGCAAGGCGACGATACTCGACCATTTTGAAAAAATCAAAAAGGCCTTCGCCAAACTCGACACAACGGTTTGCTATTCAATCAAAGCCTGCGGAAATATAAATATTCTTAAAATCCTCGCCGGTGCCGGCAGCGGCTTCGATATCGTAAGCGGCGGAGAACTTTACCGTGCGCAGCAGGCCGGGGCCGATATGAAAAAAATCGTTTACGCGGGAGTCGGCAAAACCGACGAGGAAATCGTCGCTGCACTGAAAGCTGGAATCGGATATTTTAATATCGAATCCGAAGCCGAACTTGAAAATCTTATAAAACTTGCGAAAGAAACCGGCATAAAAACAAAGGCGGCGTTAAGAGTCAATCCGGACGTCGACCCTAAAACGCACAAACATATCACTACCGGAACGAAAGAAACCAAATTCGGCGTAGATATCGAGCGTGCGGAAAAAGTTTTCGCTCAATACGGCAAAAACGATTATGTAAATATGTGCGCAATTCACGTTCATCTCGGCTCCGGCGGAAAAACAATCGACCCCTACTGCGAGGCGATAAAAAAAGTTCTGCCGCTCATTGACTCCCTGCGGGGCAAAGGCTTCGAAATCGAAATGATAGATTTGGGCGGCGGATATGGCGCCGATTATCAGAGCGACACGGTGCCGACAGCCGCCGATTATGCCGATGGAGTTGTGCCATTGCTGAAAGGTAAAAATCTCAAACTGGTACTCGAACCCGGCAAAAGTATTATTGCCAACGCCGGAATTCTGCTTACGAAAGTTTTGTATCTCAAACAGAGCGGCAGCAAAAAATTCGTGATTGTCGATGCGGGTATGAACGATTTAATCAGGCCGTGCCTTTACGAGGCCTTTCATTTTATCTGGCCGACAAAAGTGGAAGAAAAATTTACTCATCTTAAAAGAACCGACAAGCTCGACATAAAAGGACTTGAGTTTGTCGATATCGTCGGGCCGATTTGCGAAGGTACCGACTTTTTCGCCAAAGACAGGGCGATTCCGCCTGCCAATCGCGGCGATTTAATCGCGATTTTCACCGCAGGCGCTTACGGATTTACGATGGCAAGCAATTACAACGCTCGTCTCCTGCCGACGGAAGTGCTTGTTGACGGAAAAAATTTCAAGGTCATCCGCAAACGGCAAAGCTACGAAGAAATGATTGCACCGGAAAAATAA
- a CDS encoding translation elongation factor-like protein: MTEEFIGKVSDFFAHPVVAAIELTGSLKMGDKIKIKGHTTDLELTVSQMQIEHADVTVAKAGDSIGVKIPDRAHKGDNVYKIIE, translated from the coding sequence ATGACTGAGGAGTTTATTGGAAAAGTTTCCGACTTTTTTGCGCATCCTGTAGTTGCGGCCATTGAACTGACCGGTTCATTAAAAATGGGCGATAAAATCAAAATCAAGGGCCACACGACAGACCTTGAACTGACGGTCAGCCAAATGCAGATTGAACATGCAGATGTCACCGTCGCCAAGGCAGGCGATTCAATCGGAGTAAAAATTCCCGACCGCGCCCACAAAGGCGACAACGTTTACAAAATCATCGAATAG
- the hypE gene encoding hydrogenase expression/formation protein HypE: MTASDKILLAHGGGGRLTDELIHSVILPAFDNRTLNKLTDAAEIPAGKDNICFTTDGYVVKPLFFSGGDIGKLAVCGTINDLAVSGAKPAALSLSLIIEEGLEISVLKKILASAAKAAKEENISIVCGDTKVVEAGCADKIFINTSGVGFKLPRADVGFEKISAGDKIIVSGTIGDHGMTIMSQREGMKFETEMKSDCGSVAQICAKAIEALGGEIKFMRDPTRGGLAATLNEIVSQADYGIDIYEENIPVNPTVRAAADMLGFDILNIANEGKVVIVVSEKNAEKCLEICKSCENGKNAAVIGEIVKSDEPLVELVTMIKGRRIVQMPYGRELPRIC, translated from the coding sequence ATGACAGCGAGCGATAAAATTCTACTCGCACACGGAGGAGGCGGAAGACTAACCGATGAACTTATTCACAGCGTAATTCTTCCCGCGTTCGATAACCGGACTCTCAACAAACTTACAGACGCGGCGGAAATACCTGCCGGCAAAGATAATATCTGTTTTACAACTGACGGCTACGTAGTAAAACCCTTATTCTTCAGCGGCGGCGATATCGGCAAACTTGCGGTCTGCGGAACGATAAACGACCTTGCCGTCAGCGGAGCGAAACCGGCCGCATTGAGCCTGTCACTGATAATCGAAGAGGGGCTTGAGATAAGCGTTCTGAAAAAAATTCTCGCCAGCGCAGCGAAAGCCGCCAAAGAGGAAAATATTTCAATCGTCTGCGGCGATACGAAAGTCGTCGAAGCGGGATGTGCCGATAAGATTTTTATAAATACATCAGGCGTGGGATTTAAACTGCCCAGAGCCGATGTTGGATTCGAAAAAATTTCCGCGGGAGATAAAATTATCGTAAGCGGCACAATCGGCGACCACGGTATGACGATTATGTCGCAAAGAGAAGGGATGAAATTCGAGACAGAAATGAAAAGCGACTGCGGCTCTGTCGCGCAAATCTGCGCGAAGGCAATCGAAGCTCTCGGCGGCGAAATAAAATTTATGCGGGACCCGACGCGCGGCGGGCTGGCAGCGACCCTGAACGAAATCGTCAGCCAGGCTGATTACGGCATTGACATATATGAAGAAAATATACCTGTCAATCCGACGGTAAGAGCGGCGGCGGATATGCTCGGCTTCGATATTCTCAATATCGCGAACGAAGGAAAAGTCGTAATAGTCGTTTCCGAAAAGAATGCCGAAAAATGCCTTGAAATCTGCAAAAGCTGCGAGAACGGCAAAAACGCCGCTGTGATAGGTGAAATCGTCAAAAGCGATGAGCCGCTGGTCGAGCTTGTAACAATGATAAAAGGCAGACGCATTGTGCAGATGCCTTACGGCAGAGAATTGCCGAGGATTTGCTGA
- a CDS encoding Fur family transcriptional regulator, giving the protein MTNVENKIEVLYNICRQKQLKVTPQRVEVYKALKSCSDHPSAEAVYKRVKQVLPNVSLDTVNRTLNTLSEIGAAFVVEGSGDVKRFDGNLDSHQHFKCINCRKIFDFHYDNIENVRIPENLGHGFKILRTTVYVEGLCQACLEKENKNK; this is encoded by the coding sequence TTGACAAATGTAGAGAATAAAATCGAAGTACTCTATAACATCTGTCGTCAAAAGCAGTTAAAGGTAACTCCCCAGCGGGTTGAGGTTTATAAGGCTTTGAAATCCTGCAGCGACCATCCATCGGCGGAAGCGGTTTATAAAAGGGTAAAGCAGGTATTGCCCAACGTTTCGCTTGATACGGTAAACAGGACATTGAACACGCTAAGCGAAATCGGGGCGGCGTTTGTGGTCGAAGGCAGCGGGGATGTGAAACGATTCGACGGCAATCTCGACAGTCATCAACATTTTAAATGTATAAATTGCAGGAAAATTTTTGACTTTCACTACGACAATATTGAGAATGTCAGAATACCTGAAAACCTGGGGCACGGATTCAAGATTTTAAGAACAACCGTTTATGTCGAGGGGTTGTGCCAGGCGTGTCTGGAAAAAGAAAACAAAAATAAATAA